In Halopelagius inordinatus, a single genomic region encodes these proteins:
- a CDS encoding DUF7260 family protein, whose amino-acid sequence MPDPLDPLLSARRDARNEHRVVSKQRDAFRRFKSHVEATSATTIEGACSDGGGPAGWTATRSSSGDACRTVRRAFAELVQPHVTESDDENPSVHQTIAAELTEEVAVALAAKGGGNQFTPQLKRAILDHTAQRLAENTVMVRVLERERTSLDEAVDDLKAARGRLPATDEATLILADTDDLLEMREELAAVESRLDGVAERRQEVLRHVSATGLKAGIRHDAVVEYLSSDRAVTYPVLSVVGRLTARCEKKRDAVHDALRDDD is encoded by the coding sequence ATGCCCGACCCACTCGACCCCCTACTCTCCGCGCGACGCGACGCCCGCAACGAACACCGCGTGGTCTCGAAGCAACGGGACGCGTTCCGGCGGTTCAAGAGCCACGTCGAAGCCACGTCGGCGACGACCATCGAGGGGGCCTGTTCCGACGGGGGCGGCCCCGCCGGGTGGACGGCCACTCGGTCGTCGTCGGGCGACGCCTGTCGAACCGTCCGGCGGGCGTTCGCCGAGTTGGTGCAACCGCACGTCACAGAGAGCGACGACGAAAACCCCTCCGTCCACCAGACTATCGCCGCCGAGTTGACCGAGGAAGTCGCGGTCGCTCTCGCCGCGAAGGGCGGCGGAAACCAGTTCACGCCGCAACTGAAGCGGGCCATCCTCGACCACACCGCACAACGACTCGCGGAGAACACGGTGATGGTTCGCGTCCTCGAACGCGAGCGAACGTCGCTCGACGAGGCCGTAGACGACCTGAAGGCGGCCAGAGGGCGACTCCCGGCGACGGACGAGGCGACGCTCATCCTCGCCGACACCGACGACCTACTGGAGATGCGCGAGGAACTCGCGGCCGTCGAATCGCGCCTCGACGGCGTCGCCGAGAGGCGACAGGAGGTGCTTCGACACGTCTCCGCGACGGGACTGAAAGCCGGAATCCGCCACGACGCCGTCGTCGAGTATCTCTCTTCTGACCGCGCGGTCACCTATCCGGTGTTGTCCGTCGTCGGCCGACTCACGGCGCGGTGCGAAAAGAAACGAGACGCGGTCCACGACGCACTCAGAGACGACGACTGA
- a CDS encoding ABC transporter substrate-binding protein: MTDDGAPRRTRRNVLKVGGALAASGLLAGCTGGAEDGGTQTDGGATAAETTTAAGTDAETEATGSSSSYSVSIEPVGEVEFDRPPETWVANNGSWADMGVALGVEPPKGVWMTSRYHTQYYDEIPDVSVDKSDMVSLYQDGVSKEVFYELDGDVHVIDPNFLLNRFKGWKQADIDEISENVAPFFGSSIFSTGYEWHEDYDYYTLYEAFEKLAAVFQRTDRYEAFASLHEEFQSNLSDVVPSSESDRPQVAVMWAAGDEPESFSPYLVGEGTSFKQWRDLNVRDALAETDVKDFHESRGSIDYETLLEVDPDVVLFRGQEAKTAEEFQDTVVSFMQDHDTASALTAVENGDVYRGGPLYQGPITNLVLTERAAKQLYDVEGELFDRERVASIVNGDV; the protein is encoded by the coding sequence ATGACAGACGACGGCGCACCGCGTCGAACGCGGCGCAACGTGCTCAAGGTAGGCGGCGCACTGGCCGCGAGCGGGCTTCTCGCGGGTTGTACCGGCGGAGCCGAAGACGGTGGCACCCAGACCGACGGCGGGGCGACTGCCGCCGAGACGACGACGGCGGCGGGGACGGACGCCGAGACGGAAGCGACCGGGTCGTCTTCGTCGTACTCCGTCTCGATAGAACCCGTGGGCGAAGTCGAGTTCGACCGCCCGCCGGAGACGTGGGTCGCAAACAACGGCAGTTGGGCCGATATGGGGGTCGCTCTCGGCGTCGAACCCCCGAAGGGTGTTTGGATGACCTCGCGGTACCACACGCAGTACTACGACGAGATACCCGACGTCTCCGTCGACAAGAGCGACATGGTGTCGCTGTACCAAGACGGTGTCAGCAAGGAGGTGTTCTACGAACTCGACGGCGACGTGCACGTCATCGACCCGAACTTCCTGCTGAACCGGTTCAAGGGCTGGAAGCAGGCGGATATCGACGAAATATCCGAGAACGTCGCGCCGTTCTTCGGTAGCAGCATCTTCTCGACGGGGTACGAGTGGCACGAGGACTACGACTACTACACCCTCTACGAGGCGTTCGAGAAACTCGCGGCGGTGTTCCAGCGAACCGACCGCTACGAGGCGTTCGCCTCCCTCCACGAGGAGTTCCAGTCGAACCTCTCGGACGTCGTCCCCTCCTCTGAGTCCGACCGTCCGCAGGTGGCCGTCATGTGGGCCGCGGGCGACGAACCCGAGTCGTTCTCGCCGTACCTCGTCGGCGAGGGGACGAGTTTCAAGCAGTGGCGCGACCTGAACGTCCGCGACGCCCTCGCGGAGACGGACGTGAAAGACTTCCACGAGTCTCGCGGCTCTATCGACTACGAGACGCTCTTGGAGGTAGACCCCGACGTCGTCCTCTTCCGCGGGCAGGAAGCGAAGACGGCAGAAGAGTTCCAAGACACAGTCGTCTCGTTCATGCAGGACCACGACACCGCAAGTGCGCTGACGGCCGTCGAGAACGGCGACGTCTACCGCGGCGGACCGCTCTATCAGGGTCCCATCACGAACCTCGTGCTCACCGAACGCGCCGCAAAGCAGTTGTACGACGTCGAGGGCGAACTGTTCGACCGCGAACGCGTCGCCTCCATCGTGAACGGAGACGTCTGA
- a CDS encoding ABC transporter ATP-binding protein, with protein sequence MQRTTNGDETDSALVGEDLALSYPTSDGPVVECDRIDVPRGEITALVGPNGSGKSTLLKALSNHLDPDTGVVTLDGKRLHEFGDKEFARELGMLSQENESPGSLTVEDLVYHGRYPHRNFFQQVSEEDERAVERALDLAGVDHLRDSQVGNLSGGQKQLAWIAMVLAQDTDVLLLDEPTTYLDLHHQLRVMETVRQLNEERDVTVAVVLHDIAQAARFADYLVAMCDGEVYDWGPPSEVVTEELLADVFNVDAAVSYTPDPEIVPKRSL encoded by the coding sequence AGGACCTCGCTCTGTCCTACCCGACGAGCGACGGACCGGTCGTCGAGTGCGACCGAATCGACGTGCCGCGCGGCGAGATAACCGCGCTCGTCGGGCCGAACGGGAGCGGAAAGAGCACGCTCCTGAAAGCGCTCTCGAACCACCTCGACCCCGACACCGGCGTCGTCACCCTCGACGGGAAGCGCCTCCACGAGTTCGGGGACAAGGAGTTCGCCCGCGAACTGGGTATGCTCTCACAGGAGAACGAGTCGCCGGGGTCGCTGACGGTGGAGGACTTGGTCTACCACGGCCGATACCCCCACCGGAACTTCTTCCAACAGGTCTCCGAGGAGGACGAACGCGCCGTCGAACGCGCCCTCGACTTGGCGGGCGTCGACCACCTCCGCGACAGTCAGGTGGGGAACCTGAGCGGCGGCCAAAAGCAGTTGGCGTGGATAGCGATGGTTCTGGCCCAGGATACGGACGTGTTGCTTTTGGACGAACCGACGACGTACCTCGATTTGCACCACCAACTCCGCGTGATGGAGACGGTCCGGCAGTTGAACGAGGAACGCGACGTCACCGTCGCCGTCGTCCTCCACGACATCGCGCAGGCGGCCCGGTTTGCGGACTACCTCGTCGCCATGTGCGACGGCGAGGTGTACGACTGGGGACCGCCCTCCGAGGTGGTGACAGAAGAGTTACTCGCGGACGTGTTCAACGTGGACGCGGCCGTCTCGTACACGCCCGACCCCGAAATCGTCCCGAAACGGTCGCTCTGA